Proteins from one Esox lucius isolate fEsoLuc1 chromosome 19, fEsoLuc1.pri, whole genome shotgun sequence genomic window:
- the rbpms2a gene encoding RNA-binding protein with multiple splicing 2a isoform X2 translates to MSLKSDSEPNNNVVSLEEEVRTLFVSGLPVDIKPRELYLLFRPFKGYEGSLIKLTSKQPVGFVTFDNRTGAEAAKNALNGIRFDPESPQTLRLEFAKANTKMAKSKLMATPNPTNIHPALGAHFIARDPYDLTGAALIPASPEAWAPYPLYTTELTPGLPHTAFTYPAAAAAAAALHAQMRWYPSPSETSQPGWKSRQFC, encoded by the exons GTGCGCACACTTTTTGTCAGTGGCCTTCCGGTTGATATTAAGCCCAGAGAACTCTACTTGCTCTTCAGACCATTTAAG GGTTACGAAGGATCCCTCATCAAGTTGACATCAAAGCAG cCTGTCGGGTTTGTTACCTTTGACAACCGGACCGGCGCTGAAGCGGCAAAGAACGCGTTAAAT GGGATCCGTTTTGACCCCGAGAGTCCCCAGACCCTGCGCTTAGAGTTCGCTAAAGCCAACACGAAGATGGCAAAGAGTAAGCTGATGGCCACACCGAACCCCACAAATATCCACCCAGCTCTAGGAGCTCACTTCATTGCACGGGATCCAT ATGACCTAACAGGGGCAGCGCTGATCCCTGCCTCTCCTGAGGCCTGGGCCCCTTACCCCCTCTACACCACCGAGCTGACCCCCGGGTTACCCCACACTGCGTTCACCTACCCGGCGGCCgctgccgccgccgccgccctcCACGCCCAG ATGCGTTGGTATCCGTCCCCGTCTGAAACCTCACAGCCAGGATGGAAATCCCGTCAGTTCTGTTAA
- the rbpms2a gene encoding RNA-binding protein with multiple splicing 2a isoform X3 has translation MAKSKLMATPNPTNIHPALGAHFIARDPYDLTGAALIPASPEAWAPYPLYTTELTPGLPHTAFTYPAAAAAAAALHAQMRWYPSPSETSQPGWKSRQFC, from the exons ATGGCAAAGAGTAAGCTGATGGCCACACCGAACCCCACAAATATCCACCCAGCTCTAGGAGCTCACTTCATTGCACGGGATCCAT ATGACCTAACAGGGGCAGCGCTGATCCCTGCCTCTCCTGAGGCCTGGGCCCCTTACCCCCTCTACACCACCGAGCTGACCCCCGGGTTACCCCACACTGCGTTCACCTACCCGGCGGCCgctgccgccgccgccgccctcCACGCCCAG ATGCGTTGGTATCCGTCCCCGTCTGAAACCTCACAGCCAGGATGGAAATCCCGTCAGTTCTGTTAA
- the rbpms2a gene encoding RNA-binding protein with multiple splicing 2a isoform X1, which produces MSLKSDSEPNNNVVSLEEEVRTLFVSGLPVDIKPRELYLLFRPFKGYEGSLIKLTSKQVRLCPYLRYEQSKPVGFVTFDNRTGAEAAKNALNGIRFDPESPQTLRLEFAKANTKMAKSKLMATPNPTNIHPALGAHFIARDPYDLTGAALIPASPEAWAPYPLYTTELTPGLPHTAFTYPAAAAAAAALHAQMRWYPSPSETSQPGWKSRQFC; this is translated from the exons GTGCGCACACTTTTTGTCAGTGGCCTTCCGGTTGATATTAAGCCCAGAGAACTCTACTTGCTCTTCAGACCATTTAAG GGTTACGAAGGATCCCTCATCAAGTTGACATCAAAGCAGGTGAGATTATGCCCCTACCTGAGGTATGAGCAGTCCAAA cCTGTCGGGTTTGTTACCTTTGACAACCGGACCGGCGCTGAAGCGGCAAAGAACGCGTTAAAT GGGATCCGTTTTGACCCCGAGAGTCCCCAGACCCTGCGCTTAGAGTTCGCTAAAGCCAACACGAAGATGGCAAAGAGTAAGCTGATGGCCACACCGAACCCCACAAATATCCACCCAGCTCTAGGAGCTCACTTCATTGCACGGGATCCAT ATGACCTAACAGGGGCAGCGCTGATCCCTGCCTCTCCTGAGGCCTGGGCCCCTTACCCCCTCTACACCACCGAGCTGACCCCCGGGTTACCCCACACTGCGTTCACCTACCCGGCGGCCgctgccgccgccgccgccctcCACGCCCAG ATGCGTTGGTATCCGTCCCCGTCTGAAACCTCACAGCCAGGATGGAAATCCCGTCAGTTCTGTTAA